A part of Rhinolophus ferrumequinum isolate MPI-CBG mRhiFer1 chromosome 11, mRhiFer1_v1.p, whole genome shotgun sequence genomic DNA contains:
- the LOC117029898 gene encoding membrane-spanning 4-domains subfamily A member 14-like, translating into MEPSSEVRRPTHVITVQPNETVLTAFPYGPHSSLLNFLKGDPKVLGAVQVLLALVTVGIGAIFAFNYFNFSQKFPLVFLIGYPFWGAFIFIITGYLTGLNRKKKCLSQSVIAMNVISSLVAVAGITFTIISFRYQHQYCQTPSLEGICVIGRILSMEFCQSY; encoded by the exons ATGGAGCCATCCTCCGAGGTCAGAAGACCTACGCACGTCATCACTGTGCAACCAAATGAAACTGTACTGACTGCGTTTCCCTATGGGCCTCATAGCTCTCTGCTGAATTTCCTGAAAGGAGACCCAAAAGTCTTGGGG GCTGTGCAGGTCCTGCTCGCCCTGGTCACTGTGGGCATTGGAGctatatttgcatttaattacTTCAATTTCTCCCAAAAATTCCCGCTCGTTTTCCTCATAGGATATCCATTCTGGGGAGCATTTATT tttATTATTACAGGATACCTCACAGGActcaacaggaagaaaaaatgtcTG AGTCAAAGTGTCATAGCCATGAACGTGATCAGTTCCTTGGTTGCAGTAGCTGGGATTACTTTCACCATTATCAGCTTCCGGTATCAGCACCAGTACTGCCAGACGCCTTCCCTTGAGGGAATATGTGTTATAGGTAGAATCCTTTCAAT